Within the Flavobacterium sp. 9R genome, the region CACCAATTTTGGATCTATGGCTTTCAAATTGATACTTAAAATATCATTTGTTTGCAGTCGATAGGGTTTTGCCCCTATAGCCATAATTGCCTTTTCAGGAGACTCCGACTCTTTTTGTTGCAAATAAGTTAAATCTTTGGTTGGTATACAAGAACTCAAAAGTAAACCACTCATTAGTACCAAAAAGAAAATCGTTTTGTTCATCCTTATTATTTTATTACAAATATAGTTTATCATTCACAATTAAGAGAAAACACAATGTATTAATTAGAACCCGTAGTCTTAAATGAAGACTCAAAAGGCACGCGTTGCAAAATACTTCGTCCCAAAGTAACCTCGTCTGCGTATTCCAACTCATCACCAACTGCAATACCTCTTGCAATGGTTGAAAGAACCAAATCAGTAGAAGTGATTTGTTTGTAGATATAAAAATTCGTTGTATCGCCCTCCATTGTTGAGCTCAATGCAAAAATCAATTCTTTAACTTGACCTGAATTTACTTTTTCAATTAAAGAATTAATATTCAATTGACTAGGACCCACGCCATCTATTGGAGATATTTTTCCTCCCAATACATGATAAATCCCTTTATATTGACCTGTGTTTTCAATAGCCATAACATCACGGATATCTTCAACTACACAAATCAACTGATGATTTCTAGCTGTATTAGCACAAATTTGACACAACTCAGTATCTGAAATATTATGACAACTAGTACAAAAGCGAATATCGTTCCTCATATTTAGCAAGGATTCCGACAAAAAACGTGTTTGATCTGAAGGTTGTTTGAGTAGATGCAAAACCAATCGTAAAGCGGTTCTTTTACCAATTCCTGGTAATTGAGCCATTTCACTAACCGCTTTTTCTAATAACTTTGAAGAAAATTCCATAGCTACAAAAATACGTTTAAAATTGAAAAAACACTATTTTTATAGCAAACTAGCGCTTTTATAAGATGTTGTTAGTAATTTTTACAAACAATTGTACTTATCCAACAAAATCATACACTTTTCCTTTATTCTTGCTTTTTTTTCTTCATCTAAAGTCGAACTTGAAGGAAGACATAAACCCTTTTCAAACAAAGTTGCCGCATTTACTCCTCCGTAGTAAGGGTATTTTTCAAAAACAGGTTGCAAATGCATCGGTTTCCATAATGGTCGCGCTTCAATATTAAATTCTTCTAAAAATAAACGAAAAATTTCGGGTGTTAATCCATTTGTTATTTCACTATCAATTAAAATGGTGGTCAACCAATAATTGGAAAAAAAATCAGTATTTAGCTCCTTAAAAACTGAGATTCCTTTTACCCCTAAAAATAGTTCCTCATAAAACGAATGATTATTTCTACGTGACTGAATACGCGAATTGAGCACCTCTAATTGTCCTCTCCCTACAGCTGCTGCAATGGAGCTCATGGCATAATTATATCCAACTTCACTGTGTTGATAATAAGGCGCTGCATCACGAGCTTGCGTTGCCAAAAAAGCAGCGCGCTCTTTTTGTGAAGCATCCGAAAGTAATAATGCACCACCACTCGATGTTGTAATAATTTTGTTTCCGTTAAATGAAAAAACACCAATATCCCCGAGAGTTCCACAAGGGACACCTTTATAGCGACTTCCCAAAGCCTCAGCACTGTCTTCTAAAACTGCAATTCCATATTTATTTGCTACTTCATTAATCCTATCTGCATAATAAGGCATACCATACAAGTCCACAACAATAATGCACTTTGGTTTTTTGCCTTTACTAATTCTATCTTGTATTGCTTCTTCTAATGCTATTGGACACATATTCCAAGTATCCAACTCACTATCAACAAAAATTGGACTTGCTCCTATATAAAGAATTGGATTCACCGAAGCTGAAAAAGTCATGGACTGACAAATAACTTCATCTCCAGCCTGCACACCCAATAACAACAACCCCAAATGAATAGCCGAAGTACCAGAATTAGTAGCATTTACAATGACATTATTTCCTAAATAACACTCTAAATCTTCCTCAAAATCACGCACAACATTTCCGCCAGAGGTTATCGCTTTAGCTTCTAATGCTTGTTGTACATAGTGCAACTCTTTACCACAAGGATGAGATTCAGAAAGAAAGATTCTATCTAGATTCATAAATAAAACTGCCTTTAAATACTAAAAGATTATTTTTTTAAAACTTTTATCAAAACAAAATGGTTTCTTAAAAATTGAGATACCAACACTACCTACTTAATTGTTGCGCTAAAAATAAATCCAAATTAGTAATAACTTTAGCGTCCCAAAATATAACAAATACTTTAATATTGATTGAGAGTAAGTAAAACTAAAGTGCAAGCTACTTCCACTTGAATCCCATTCAATTCAAGCAATTGATACAACTCTGGATTCTCAGTGCCTGGGTTAAAGACTACACGTTTAGGCTTTGCTTCCACAATGTAATTATAATAATCCCTTTGTCTTGCTGGATTCAAATACAAGGTTATGGTATCTATATTTTTCAAAGGAATTGCCTTTGTTTTAATTTTCACACCAGCTACCTCTCCTGCATTTTGACCTATTGCAATTACAGAATGCCCTTTCTCGACCAATAAGGAAATAGCTTTAAAGGCATATTTTTCTGGTTTAGATGTCGCTCCTAAAACTACTGTTTTTTTATTTTTTGCCATTTTTCTAAATATATGCTACAAAAGTAGTCAAAAAACAAGGACAGCCTCTACCTTTTAACCA harbors:
- the recR gene encoding recombination mediator RecR; its protein translation is MEFSSKLLEKAVSEMAQLPGIGKRTALRLVLHLLKQPSDQTRFLSESLLNMRNDIRFCTSCHNISDTELCQICANTARNHQLICVVEDIRDVMAIENTGQYKGIYHVLGGKISPIDGVGPSQLNINSLIEKVNSGQVKELIFALSSTMEGDTTNFYIYKQITSTDLVLSTIARGIAVGDELEYADEVTLGRSILQRVPFESSFKTTGSN
- a CDS encoding DegT/DnrJ/EryC1/StrS aminotransferase family protein, which gives rise to MNLDRIFLSESHPCGKELHYVQQALEAKAITSGGNVVRDFEEDLECYLGNNVIVNATNSGTSAIHLGLLLLGVQAGDEVICQSMTFSASVNPILYIGASPIFVDSELDTWNMCPIALEEAIQDRISKGKKPKCIIVVDLYGMPYYADRINEVANKYGIAVLEDSAEALGSRYKGVPCGTLGDIGVFSFNGNKIITTSSGGALLLSDASQKERAAFLATQARDAAPYYQHSEVGYNYAMSSIAAAVGRGQLEVLNSRIQSRRNNHSFYEELFLGVKGISVFKELNTDFFSNYWLTTILIDSEITNGLTPEIFRLFLEEFNIEARPLWKPMHLQPVFEKYPYYGGVNAATLFEKGLCLPSSSTLDEEKKARIKEKCMILLDKYNCL
- a CDS encoding CoA-binding protein, with the protein product MAKNKKTVVLGATSKPEKYAFKAISLLVEKGHSVIAIGQNAGEVAGVKIKTKAIPLKNIDTITLYLNPARQRDYYNYIVEAKPKRVVFNPGTENPELYQLLELNGIQVEVACTLVLLTLNQY